A genomic window from Planococcus rifietoensis includes:
- a CDS encoding Crp/Fnr family transcriptional regulator yields MESGIGNLTPELEKLLTISHQVKEYQKGDYLFREGEAVKGLYILRSGKVQIGKVTPDGRELSLKICGTGQMVGEITVFAKGATYLLDARAMTKTVCLKIPVEELEQSLEKDPSLAMAFMKWMGIDQQKTQTRFRDLMLHGKKGALYSTLIRLGNSYGVEAEGGLLIDVVLTNQELANFCGMSREMVNRMLSDLRKQGTVGMKDGKIVLYNIPKLKFDINCEECPIYLCKID; encoded by the coding sequence TTGGAATCAGGAATCGGCAATTTGACACCCGAGCTCGAGAAGCTACTGACGATCAGCCACCAAGTCAAAGAATATCAAAAAGGCGATTATCTTTTCCGTGAAGGGGAGGCGGTAAAAGGCCTTTACATTCTCCGTTCCGGAAAAGTGCAGATCGGAAAAGTAACACCGGATGGCCGTGAGCTATCATTGAAGATTTGCGGCACCGGTCAAATGGTCGGCGAGATTACCGTGTTCGCAAAAGGGGCCACTTATTTACTGGACGCCCGTGCGATGACCAAGACCGTCTGCTTAAAAATTCCCGTCGAAGAACTGGAACAATCGCTTGAAAAAGACCCTTCGCTTGCGATGGCATTCATGAAATGGATGGGCATCGACCAACAGAAAACGCAAACCCGTTTCCGTGATTTGATGCTCCACGGCAAAAAGGGGGCTTTGTATTCGACTTTGATCCGCCTCGGCAATAGCTACGGCGTAGAAGCGGAAGGCGGTTTATTGATCGATGTCGTGCTGACGAACCAGGAGTTGGCGAATTTCTGCGGCATGAGCCGGGAAATGGTCAACCGGATGCTCAGCGACTTGCGTAAACAAGGAACCGTCGGCATGAAGGACGGCAAAATCGTTCTATACAATATTCCCAAACTGAAATTCGACATCAATTGTGAAGAATGCCCAATTTACCTCTGCAAAATCGACTGA
- a CDS encoding heme oxygenase, with amino-acid sequence MYIVTNRIKMKPGFAEKMAPNFTRPGALQEMEGFHKVEVTVTQDLEEYDELNVNMYWETLDNYEAWKSSDVFKQAHKRPEPAEGEEKKESPMLGSQLVITKIASVIEAAK; translated from the coding sequence ATGTATATCGTAACCAACCGCATTAAAATGAAACCGGGATTTGCTGAAAAAATGGCACCCAACTTCACCCGTCCAGGCGCATTGCAGGAAATGGAAGGCTTCCATAAAGTCGAAGTGACCGTCACGCAGGACCTGGAAGAATACGATGAACTGAACGTCAATATGTACTGGGAAACACTCGACAATTACGAAGCATGGAAATCCAGCGATGTTTTCAAGCAAGCCCATAAACGTCCTGAACCAGCAGAAGGCGAAGAGAAAAAAGAATCGCCGATGCTCGGCAGCCAACTTGTCATCACAAAAATTGCTTCGGTCATCGAAGCAGCTAAATAA
- the panB gene encoding 3-methyl-2-oxobutanoate hydroxymethyltransferase: protein MENTASLMKMKQQGNKIAMLTAYDYPSAKIAEAAGMDVLLVGDSLGMVVLGYDSTVKVTVDDMVHHGKAARRGAQDTFLVVDMPFGSFHSSWDRTLENAMRIFQQTSAQALKLEGAGEVLEVMRKLVGAGIPIVAHLGLLPQSAAVLGGYKVQGKTASAAKQLIEDAKACEAAGSCMLVLECIPHQLAAQVTKELNIPVIGIGAGSETDGQVLVYHDTVKYGSHHLPKFVQSYAEAGETMQQGLAQYVEEVKSGAFPKEQHRFTMKEEELEQLYGSK, encoded by the coding sequence ATGGAAAATACAGCTTCATTGATGAAGATGAAACAGCAGGGGAACAAGATCGCGATGCTGACGGCCTACGATTACCCGTCCGCTAAAATCGCAGAAGCGGCAGGGATGGATGTGCTGCTTGTCGGCGATTCGCTCGGCATGGTCGTGCTCGGCTACGATTCAACCGTCAAAGTGACTGTCGACGACATGGTCCATCACGGAAAAGCAGCACGAAGAGGGGCACAAGACACCTTCCTCGTCGTCGATATGCCGTTCGGCTCGTTCCACAGTAGTTGGGACCGTACGCTAGAAAATGCTATGCGCATCTTTCAGCAAACGAGCGCTCAAGCCTTGAAACTCGAAGGCGCAGGAGAAGTACTTGAAGTGATGCGAAAGCTTGTCGGAGCCGGCATTCCAATTGTCGCCCACCTCGGTTTATTGCCGCAATCAGCGGCTGTGCTCGGCGGCTATAAAGTGCAAGGCAAAACCGCCAGCGCCGCCAAGCAATTGATCGAAGACGCCAAAGCGTGCGAAGCGGCAGGATCCTGCATGCTCGTACTCGAATGCATCCCCCATCAATTGGCTGCCCAAGTCACAAAAGAACTCAACATTCCAGTCATTGGCATCGGCGCCGGCAGTGAAACCGACGGGCAAGTACTGGTCTACCACGATACCGTTAAATACGGTTCGCACCATTTGCCGAAATTCGTCCAGTCCTACGCAGAAGCAGGCGAGACCATGCAACAAGGTCTTGCCCAGTACGTCGAAGAAGTGAAAAGTGGCGCGTTCCCGAAAGAACAACATCGCTTCACGATGAAAGAAGAAGAACTCGAGCAGCTATACGGGTCGAAATAA
- a CDS encoding murein hydrolase activator EnvC family protein: MNTWSKWFVAALSAVLALSIFLPTASADKLSDLEKEKQQVEQEKNNLNSEIQSKNNAIVENQTKLEKIMNKIQELNGEIEETQGKIDGVQAQIDQTKVEIDELKESIEELERKIAEREELLKERARAIQLSGGSVDYIDVLLGANSFVDFIDRASAVNTLIEADREIMREQAEDKKLLAEQKAEVEEKLAKQESQKAELVDLKDSLDAQKKKQDDLQDDLKAEQKRLAKEKSKLEEDHAKAMNISSSLEKKIGKEQKRLAEIARKAEEERKAKEAAARKAAAKKAAQSSAPAATVTQAAAPKSSAGFIRPAAGRHTSGFGGRDIGAGAETHLGYDIANSPGTPIHAAASGYVSHAGSMGGYGNVIIITHVINGQSYATTYAHLNSINVSVGQAVSQGQNIGGMGNTGRSTGPHLHFEIHIGNWNGARSNAVDPASYIGG, encoded by the coding sequence TTGAACACATGGTCCAAATGGTTCGTAGCAGCATTATCCGCTGTTCTGGCACTATCCATCTTCTTGCCGACAGCAAGTGCTGATAAATTGTCCGACCTCGAAAAAGAAAAACAACAGGTCGAGCAAGAAAAGAACAACTTGAATTCCGAAATCCAGTCAAAGAACAATGCAATCGTTGAAAATCAGACGAAACTTGAAAAAATCATGAACAAAATTCAGGAATTGAACGGCGAGATCGAAGAAACGCAAGGCAAAATCGACGGCGTTCAAGCACAGATTGACCAAACGAAAGTCGAAATCGACGAGTTGAAAGAATCGATCGAAGAACTGGAACGCAAAATCGCAGAACGCGAAGAACTTTTGAAAGAACGGGCACGCGCTATTCAATTGAGCGGCGGTTCCGTTGACTATATCGACGTATTGCTTGGGGCTAACAGCTTTGTCGACTTTATCGACCGTGCTTCTGCCGTTAACACCTTGATCGAAGCAGACCGCGAAATCATGCGTGAACAGGCAGAGGATAAAAAACTTTTGGCTGAACAAAAAGCAGAAGTTGAAGAAAAGCTCGCAAAACAAGAAAGCCAAAAAGCAGAACTTGTGGACTTGAAAGATTCATTGGACGCACAAAAGAAAAAACAAGACGATTTGCAGGATGATTTGAAAGCAGAACAGAAACGCCTAGCAAAAGAAAAATCAAAACTTGAAGAAGATCATGCAAAAGCCATGAACATCAGTTCTTCACTCGAAAAGAAAATCGGCAAAGAACAAAAACGCCTAGCGGAAATCGCACGTAAAGCGGAAGAAGAACGCAAAGCGAAAGAAGCCGCAGCCCGCAAAGCCGCAGCTAAAAAAGCAGCACAATCCAGTGCTCCTGCAGCCACTGTGACACAAGCGGCAGCGCCTAAATCAAGCGCTGGATTCATCCGCCCTGCAGCAGGCCGCCACACTTCAGGGTTCGGCGGGCGTGATATCGGCGCAGGAGCTGAAACACACCTTGGCTATGACATCGCCAACAGCCCAGGAACACCAATCCATGCAGCAGCAAGCGGTTATGTCTCACATGCTGGTTCAATGGGCGGTTACGGCAACGTCATCATCATTACACATGTCATTAACGGACAAAGTTACGCCACGACATATGCACATTTGAATTCCATCAATGTTTCTGTCGGCCAAGCTGTCTCACAAGGACAGAATATCGGCGGCATGGGCAACACCGGCCGTTCAACTGGCCCGCACTTGCACTTTGAAATCCACATCGGCAACTGGAACGGCGCTCGTTCAAACGCAGTTGACCCAGCATCTTATATTGGCGGCTAA
- a CDS encoding cytochrome c oxidase subunit II: protein MHFHKYEKIWLSFGIVSLIVFLSVVGVSAFSQNHTPSGGMDTIDPEKVNETAPFDNPGVTQLDEDTYQVAIVALAFGYNAPDLRVPAGKEIIFKVTSTDVVHSFTIDNTKVNMMVVPGRITTKSYTFEEPGKYLILCNEYCGTGHHMMSTEIEVY, encoded by the coding sequence ATGCATTTTCATAAATACGAGAAGATTTGGCTCAGTTTCGGCATCGTCTCGCTCATCGTCTTTTTGAGCGTCGTCGGCGTCAGCGCATTTTCGCAAAATCACACGCCGTCCGGAGGGATGGACACCATCGACCCGGAGAAAGTGAACGAAACCGCGCCATTCGATAACCCGGGAGTCACGCAATTGGACGAAGATACATATCAAGTAGCGATCGTCGCACTGGCTTTCGGCTACAACGCACCGGACTTGCGGGTGCCGGCCGGCAAAGAAATCATTTTTAAAGTCACCAGCACGGATGTAGTGCACAGCTTTACGATCGACAACACGAAAGTCAATATGATGGTCGTTCCTGGACGGATTACGACCAAATCCTACACATTTGAAGAACCGGGCAAGTATTTGATTCTGTGCAACGAATACTGTGGCACCGGGCACCATATGATGTCTACGGAAATTGAGGTGTACTGA
- a CDS encoding GNAT family N-acetyltransferase: MQFPTLETDRLLLTEITEQDADRFFALLQREDVTYYYGMDRLLEKEEALEMIRAFRVVFEFMRGMRWGIRLRGQEELIGTIGFNQLQLRSKKTEVGYELHPDYWRKGLMEEALSAVLAYAFDELKLYRVGATTYPANTGSNRLLTKMGFTEEGRLRGYLYQRGESHDALIFSLLAPEWQMQQRDNR; encoded by the coding sequence ATGCAATTTCCCACACTTGAGACGGACCGGTTATTGCTGACGGAAATTACGGAGCAGGACGCCGACCGTTTTTTCGCGCTCTTGCAGCGTGAAGACGTAACTTATTATTACGGCATGGACCGGCTATTGGAGAAAGAAGAAGCGCTCGAGATGATTCGGGCTTTTCGTGTCGTGTTCGAATTTATGCGCGGCATGCGCTGGGGTATTCGCTTGCGCGGCCAGGAAGAATTGATCGGAACGATCGGTTTCAACCAGCTTCAGCTGCGCTCGAAAAAGACAGAAGTCGGCTATGAATTGCATCCGGATTATTGGCGCAAAGGGCTGATGGAAGAAGCACTTTCGGCCGTGCTGGCTTATGCGTTCGATGAGCTTAAGCTTTACCGGGTAGGCGCCACGACTTATCCGGCCAATACCGGGTCGAACCGGCTATTGACGAAAATGGGCTTTACGGAAGAAGGGCGGCTCCGGGGCTATTTGTATCAACGTGGAGAGTCGCACGATGCACTGATCTTTTCGCTGCTGGCGCCTGAATGGCAAATGCAGCAACGAGACAATCGATGA
- a CDS encoding dicarboxylate/amino acid:cation symporter, translated as MKALWKSYANVSLILKITVALILGVIVGLIFGPDTAVLAPLGDLLLRLLTFLIVPLIFFTLIVGINQSKIGDLGRMGGKVFLFYTLSSAFAIVVGLTVASIFQPGSGMQLDGSETFDVPDNPGFTSVLLNIVPSNIISAFSEMNLLGIIFTAFAFGIAISYMRSSAEFGELGNHLMKTINALNEATLIVLKAILQYVPIGIFAIMAQTVGSQGLDTLGSLLGMVAVLYIAIAVQIALYTIAMLVFKVNPLHFFKHARTPMLTAFVTQSSSGTLPLTLDAARGLGIPKSLYGFSLPLGATINMDGAAIRIAVSAIFAANIIGDPLSLSEMFMVVLIGTLATIGTAGIPGAGIVMIATVFVQLGLPMEAVALLTAIDALVGMGATMLNVTGDLAGSKLIDQSEKRRGTAKA; from the coding sequence ATGAAAGCTCTTTGGAAATCTTATGCAAATGTATCGCTTATCTTAAAAATCACTGTGGCGCTCATCCTCGGCGTTATCGTCGGCTTGATCTTCGGGCCAGACACAGCCGTCTTGGCACCGCTTGGGGATCTGCTCTTGCGGCTCTTGACCTTCCTGATTGTGCCACTCATCTTTTTCACCTTGATCGTCGGGATCAATCAATCGAAAATCGGCGACCTAGGCCGAATGGGCGGAAAAGTCTTTCTGTTCTATACATTAAGTTCGGCATTCGCCATCGTGGTCGGCTTAACGGTTGCAAGTATTTTCCAGCCAGGTTCGGGCATGCAGCTCGATGGCTCGGAAACCTTTGATGTTCCGGACAACCCCGGCTTTACAAGTGTTCTGTTGAACATTGTACCGTCCAATATCATCTCGGCATTCAGTGAAATGAACTTGCTCGGGATCATTTTTACAGCGTTCGCGTTCGGCATCGCCATCTCCTATATGAGAAGCTCTGCGGAATTCGGCGAACTTGGCAACCATCTGATGAAAACGATCAACGCGTTGAACGAAGCGACTTTGATCGTCTTGAAAGCGATCCTTCAATACGTGCCGATCGGCATTTTCGCCATCATGGCGCAGACAGTCGGTTCGCAAGGATTGGATACACTGGGATCGCTGCTCGGCATGGTCGCCGTTCTTTACATCGCCATCGCGGTGCAGATTGCGCTCTATACGATCGCCATGCTGGTGTTCAAAGTCAATCCACTGCATTTCTTCAAACACGCGCGGACACCGATGCTAACGGCGTTCGTCACGCAAAGCAGCTCCGGCACCTTGCCATTGACGCTCGATGCGGCGCGCGGGCTCGGCATCCCAAAAAGTTTGTACGGCTTTAGCCTGCCGCTCGGCGCGACAATCAATATGGATGGTGCGGCCATCCGCATCGCCGTTTCAGCCATATTTGCTGCCAACATCATCGGGGACCCGCTCAGCTTGTCTGAAATGTTCATGGTCGTCTTGATCGGCACGCTCGCAACCATCGGAACCGCCGGCATTCCAGGCGCTGGCATCGTCATGATCGCCACTGTCTTCGTCCAGCTTGGATTGCCGATGGAAGCCGTCGCGCTCCTGACAGCAATCGATGCACTTGTCGGCATGGGCGCCACAATGCTCAATGTGACAGGCGATTTGGCTGGCTCGAAATTGATCGACCAAAGCGAGAAAAGACGCGGCACGGCCAAGGCTTAA
- a CDS encoding M14 family zinc carboxypeptidase, whose product MKSLKKGVLTLSLAGALALSAVPMNSTVVEAVGNGPGYGGNETINTSILTTYSEMADFLKKQDAKQANMELEVIGQSVKGRDLYVAKYMTNPENPTILFLTQQHGNEQLTTEGALEFIKHLGTGKMKGVTDNVNILVVPMLNADGAMGDVDFSLDDYVASGDRNLTRYNAVGVDLNRDHVDKIQPETKALHDNVMSKYDIDYMIDLHHQGVNSERDGELVSGSILYPTTPNADPDVVEGSKKLGAVVFNAVDSTGWGHLGKYRGGDAETISRNGIAVEYGISTLLFEMRGMSDHEYEPYVLGQKSNGYLIKQTITTLESTVRAIADGSIDTQDISFWDTLAFQQTRETE is encoded by the coding sequence ATGAAATCATTAAAAAAAGGGGTATTAACATTGTCATTGGCGGGGGCTCTTGCTTTGAGTGCAGTACCGATGAATTCTACTGTAGTGGAAGCAGTCGGCAACGGGCCTGGATATGGCGGCAATGAAACAATCAACACGTCCATTTTGACCACCTACTCGGAAATGGCTGACTTTCTGAAGAAACAGGATGCCAAACAAGCAAATATGGAACTCGAAGTCATTGGGCAGAGCGTTAAAGGGCGCGATTTATACGTGGCAAAATACATGACCAATCCGGAAAATCCGACCATTCTTTTCTTGACGCAGCAGCACGGCAATGAGCAACTGACGACAGAAGGAGCGCTTGAATTCATCAAGCATCTCGGCACCGGCAAAATGAAAGGCGTTACGGATAACGTCAATATCCTGGTCGTGCCAATGCTCAATGCAGACGGCGCCATGGGAGATGTCGATTTCTCATTGGACGATTACGTAGCGTCAGGCGACCGCAATTTAACGCGCTATAACGCAGTTGGGGTGGATTTGAACCGCGACCATGTCGATAAAATACAGCCTGAAACAAAAGCTTTGCATGACAATGTCATGAGCAAATATGACATCGATTATATGATCGACCTGCACCATCAAGGGGTCAATAGCGAACGCGACGGCGAATTGGTGTCGGGCTCAATCCTTTATCCGACCACACCGAACGCTGACCCTGATGTCGTGGAAGGATCGAAAAAGCTAGGGGCTGTCGTGTTTAATGCCGTCGACTCCACAGGATGGGGCCATCTTGGGAAATACCGCGGCGGTGACGCTGAAACCATCAGCCGCAACGGCATTGCAGTCGAATACGGTATTTCGACATTGCTGTTCGAGATGCGCGGCATGTCCGACCACGAATACGAGCCGTATGTCCTTGGCCAGAAGAGCAATGGCTATTTGATCAAGCAAACCATTACGACATTGGAATCGACAGTCCGCGCCATTGCAGATGGTTCGATCGATACACAAGATATTTCGTTCTGGGATACGCTGGCATTCCAGCAAACCCGCGAAACGGAGTAA
- a CDS encoding universal stress protein, which produces MTLKYSRIMVAVDGSKEAEWAFKKAAAAASRNHADLYLVHVIDNRSFGSIEAYDRTIADRALQSGEELLARYKEEATSHGATNVHTMIEYGSPKTVIPKKLANELKVDVIVCGATGLNAAERLIMGSVSERIVRTAKCDVLVVRRNQEDIDADE; this is translated from the coding sequence ATGACTTTGAAATATTCTCGAATTATGGTGGCAGTGGATGGTTCGAAAGAAGCGGAATGGGCTTTCAAGAAAGCAGCAGCCGCAGCTTCGCGAAATCACGCTGACCTCTACCTCGTGCATGTCATCGATAATCGCTCATTCGGCTCCATTGAAGCATACGACCGCACGATTGCAGACCGCGCACTGCAAAGCGGGGAAGAATTGCTTGCCCGCTACAAGGAAGAAGCGACTTCGCACGGTGCTACAAATGTCCATACGATGATCGAATACGGTTCACCGAAAACAGTCATTCCAAAAAAACTGGCGAATGAACTGAAAGTGGACGTCATCGTTTGTGGCGCTACCGGGCTGAACGCCGCGGAACGCCTGATTATGGGGAGCGTTTCCGAGCGCATCGTCCGCACAGCTAAATGCGACGTGCTCGTGGTCCGCAGAAACCAAGAAGACATCGACGCAGACGAATAA
- a CDS encoding GNAT family N-acetyltransferase: MKFKEQAMTEESARDILSWRYPYPYDFYNGEASDESLQELMNGSYRLVWEQGELFGFYCTGKGAQVPAGHASNAYPEGPVDIGLGMKPEKTGAGRGAAFLDFLLREINKRHPEQALRLTVAQFNARAVRLYERVGFVKTVEFKNDYAMFQVMLKDE, translated from the coding sequence GTGAAATTTAAAGAACAGGCAATGACAGAAGAAAGCGCACGTGACATCCTCAGCTGGCGCTATCCGTATCCTTACGATTTCTATAACGGGGAAGCGTCGGATGAAAGTTTGCAAGAGCTGATGAACGGCAGTTACCGGTTAGTGTGGGAGCAAGGAGAGTTGTTCGGTTTTTATTGTACGGGTAAGGGTGCGCAAGTGCCGGCCGGTCACGCATCGAACGCTTATCCGGAAGGCCCCGTCGATATCGGGCTTGGTATGAAACCAGAAAAAACCGGAGCGGGGCGAGGTGCTGCGTTCCTGGATTTTTTGCTCCGTGAAATCAACAAGCGCCATCCCGAACAAGCACTGCGCCTCACGGTCGCCCAGTTCAATGCACGCGCGGTCCGTTTGTATGAAAGGGTTGGATTCGTGAAAACGGTTGAGTTCAAAAACGACTACGCCATGTTCCAAGTGATGCTGAAGGATGAGTGA
- a CDS encoding GNAT family N-acetyltransferase: protein MELKSERLLLRRYRDEDFEFLYSLLKQPKVMQHIGDGKLKSRQQAFEFLYWIYRMYREHPEHGLFLLVRKEDGKRIGHAGLVPQSVDGQAELEVGYWLAPEFWGFGYAREAARLLCARGFVEQGQHALISLIQPDNQASQKVAKALGMECGEPVLRNGQYVLVYRVQKERWHAISHT from the coding sequence ATGGAATTGAAGAGTGAGCGTTTGCTGCTGCGCCGTTACCGCGATGAGGACTTTGAATTCTTGTATTCGCTGTTGAAACAGCCGAAAGTCATGCAGCATATCGGGGACGGCAAATTGAAGAGCCGCCAGCAAGCTTTTGAATTCCTCTACTGGATTTACCGCATGTACAGGGAGCATCCTGAGCACGGCTTGTTTTTGCTGGTGCGGAAAGAAGACGGCAAGCGGATCGGCCATGCCGGGCTGGTGCCGCAATCGGTAGATGGGCAAGCGGAACTTGAAGTTGGCTACTGGCTTGCACCGGAATTCTGGGGCTTTGGCTACGCCCGTGAAGCTGCACGGTTGCTTTGTGCGCGCGGTTTCGTGGAGCAAGGCCAACACGCACTCATTTCACTCATTCAACCGGATAACCAAGCTTCGCAGAAAGTAGCCAAAGCACTTGGCATGGAATGCGGAGAACCGGTTTTGCGCAACGGACAATACGTGCTCGTTTACCGGGTACAAAAGGAGCGATGGCATGCAATTTCCCACACTTGA
- a CDS encoding DUF4181 domain-containing protein, which yields MGGVGETDGMGYYEAQYDWVWPLIGFIAVTVLAIMGVNWILRKILRVERKKFFSSSSNFVNKRHEKVDAYFRWSGAAISIGALFVFQETRSFLPLAALLAINGVQGAYTVYMERIHSDNPNDYKYSLLQFATGTVIVVTSMFAFFPDFSEFILDDIRLLADLVN from the coding sequence ATGGGTGGAGTCGGTGAAACAGACGGAATGGGTTATTACGAAGCGCAATACGACTGGGTATGGCCGCTGATCGGTTTTATTGCGGTCACGGTTCTGGCAATCATGGGCGTGAACTGGATCTTGCGCAAGATTTTAAGGGTCGAGCGCAAGAAGTTCTTTTCCAGTTCATCGAATTTCGTCAATAAGCGACACGAAAAAGTGGATGCTTATTTCCGCTGGAGCGGGGCGGCGATTTCCATTGGGGCACTCTTCGTCTTTCAAGAAACCCGATCGTTTCTTCCTTTAGCTGCGCTGCTTGCCATTAACGGGGTGCAAGGGGCGTACACTGTTTATATGGAAAGAATCCATTCTGACAATCCGAATGATTATAAATATAGCTTGCTTCAATTCGCGACCGGCACAGTCATTGTCGTTACGTCTATGTTTGCGTTCTTCCCGGATTTTTCCGAATTCATATTGGATGATATCCGTTTGCTGGCTGATCTCGTGAATTAA
- a CDS encoding HIT family protein — MQLRPECPFCHPVYDLEQRIVFETANCWFLQHEKAQGVLEGSGVIVPKQHRASPFELTPQEWQETQELLGLVKPFLEKIAPDGYTLGWNVGEASNQSIGHSHLHVIPRFNDEPYAGKGLRHWLKKPENLRPGKSGDAR; from the coding sequence ATTCAATTGCGCCCCGAGTGCCCGTTTTGCCATCCGGTTTACGACCTGGAGCAGCGTATCGTTTTTGAAACCGCCAATTGCTGGTTCTTACAGCACGAGAAAGCGCAAGGCGTGCTCGAAGGATCGGGTGTCATTGTCCCGAAACAGCATCGCGCGTCGCCGTTCGAACTGACGCCCCAAGAATGGCAGGAGACACAGGAACTGCTTGGGCTTGTGAAACCTTTCCTCGAGAAGATAGCGCCCGATGGCTATACGCTCGGCTGGAATGTCGGCGAAGCGTCCAATCAATCGATTGGCCATAGCCATCTCCATGTCATCCCGCGTTTCAATGACGAACCGTATGCCGGAAAAGGCTTGCGCCATTGGTTGAAAAAACCTGAAAACCTTCGTCCTGGCAAAAGCGGGGATGCACGGTGA